From Hymenobacter sedentarius, a single genomic window includes:
- a CDS encoding energy transducer TonB translates to MTNTIFSFLLLVAAAPVALAQQPAPATQEPIVLKPGHMQVQAHSAPNRPDRAPVYPGGEQALGLFFLEHINYPAAARAKQLSGTVLVNATVNADGSVTNPMVAKSLSPECDAEALRVVPLLTGWQPAMRRGRPLPVLIQLPVPFGGAGEIKVEQNRRQPKPRR, encoded by the coding sequence ATGACCAATACTATCTTCTCTTTCCTGCTGCTAGTAGCTGCCGCGCCGGTGGCCCTGGCCCAGCAGCCCGCTCCCGCTACCCAGGAGCCCATTGTGCTCAAGCCCGGCCACATGCAGGTGCAGGCCCACTCCGCCCCCAACCGTCCCGACCGGGCCCCGGTGTACCCCGGGGGCGAGCAGGCGCTGGGCTTGTTTTTTCTGGAGCACATCAACTACCCCGCCGCGGCCCGCGCCAAGCAGCTAAGCGGCACGGTGCTCGTAAATGCGACCGTGAATGCCGATGGCTCGGTGACCAACCCCATGGTGGCCAAGTCGCTCTCGCCCGAGTGCGACGCCGAGGCCCTGCGCGTGGTGCCCTTGCTCACGGGCTGGCAGCCCGCCATGCGGCGCGGCCGGCCGCTGCCGGTGCTCATTCAATTGCCCGTGCCTTTTGGCGGCGCCGGTGAAATAAAAGTGGAGCAAAACCGTCGTCAGCCAAAACCGAGACGTTAA